In Pollutimonas sp. M17, a single genomic region encodes these proteins:
- a CDS encoding lysophospholipid acyltransferase family protein, with product MLLVLFRLLARLPLSLLHGLGRAAGRLVYAWPGRYRTRLRANAAQAGYTDPVFARRSAAETGAMIMETPKVWLRNQECLRMTRSDDDAVVHRALAEGRGILYLTPHLGCFEITARYLIQHGPITVMYRPPRQAFLEPVMEQARNTSGLKAVPATLQGVREFVRALKRGEAVGMLPDQVPGSGEGVWAPFFGKPAYTMTLAAKLALQTGVAVILTAGERLPGGQGWRIHYVRLAEPLAAEPQALAAAINSAMETLIRRFPQQYLWSYNRYKIPPDAPPRPRDASQ from the coding sequence ATGCTTCTGGTCTTGTTCCGCTTGCTCGCCCGCTTGCCGCTGTCCCTGCTTCACGGTCTGGGCCGCGCGGCGGGGCGCCTGGTGTATGCCTGGCCGGGCCGGTATCGCACGCGCTTGCGGGCCAATGCCGCGCAGGCGGGCTACACCGACCCGGTGTTCGCGCGGCGCTCGGCGGCCGAAACCGGCGCAATGATCATGGAAACCCCGAAAGTCTGGCTGCGCAACCAAGAATGCCTGCGCATGACCCGCAGCGACGACGACGCCGTCGTGCATCGGGCGCTGGCCGAAGGCCGGGGCATCCTGTACCTGACGCCGCACCTGGGCTGCTTCGAGATCACGGCGCGCTATCTGATCCAGCACGGTCCCATCACCGTCATGTACCGGCCGCCGCGCCAGGCCTTTCTGGAGCCCGTCATGGAACAGGCGCGCAATACATCGGGCCTGAAGGCCGTGCCGGCCACGCTGCAGGGCGTGCGTGAATTCGTCCGCGCCCTGAAACGCGGGGAAGCCGTGGGCATGCTGCCCGACCAGGTGCCTGGCAGCGGAGAGGGCGTGTGGGCGCCGTTTTTCGGCAAACCCGCCTATACCATGACGCTGGCCGCCAAGCTGGCCTTGCAGACCGGCGTTGCCGTCATCCTTACCGCCGGCGAACGCCTGCCCGGCGGCCAGGGCTGGCGCATCCACTATGTGCGGCTGGCCGAGCCGCTGGCGGCCGAACCGCAAGCCCTGGCCGCCGCCATCAACAGCGCCATGGAAACCCTGATCCGCCGCTTTCCGCAGCAGTACCTGTGGAGCTACAACCGCTACAAGATCCCTCCCGACGCGCCGCCGCGTCCGCGGGATGCCTCGCAATGA
- the metK gene encoding methionine adenosyltransferase, translating to MANNDFLFTSESVSEGHPDKVADQISDSILDAIFTQDPNARVAAETLCNTGLVVLAGEITTTANVDYIQVARDTIKRIGYDNTDYGIDYKGCAVLVAYDKQSPDIAQGVDRSSEEILNQGAGDQGLMFGYACDETPDLMPAPIWYAHRLVQRQSELRKDGRLPWLRPDAKSQVTFRYVDGKPAEVDTVVLSTQHAPEISQSDIRDAVIEHIIKPSFPDGLLTPKTKFMINPTGVFVIGGPQGDCGLTGRKIIVDTYGGACPHGGGAFSGKDPSKVDRSAAYAARYVAKNVVAAGLARQCQVQVSYAIGVAEPINITVYTEGTGVIPDEQIARLVREHFDLRPKGIINMLDLLRPIYSKTAAYGHFGRAEPEFSWEATDKVQVLKKAA from the coding sequence GTGGCAAATAACGATTTCCTTTTCACTTCCGAATCCGTATCCGAAGGCCATCCCGACAAGGTCGCCGACCAGATATCGGACTCCATCCTCGACGCCATCTTCACGCAAGACCCCAACGCCCGCGTGGCGGCTGAAACCCTGTGCAATACGGGCCTGGTCGTGCTGGCCGGCGAGATCACCACGACCGCCAATGTGGATTACATCCAGGTGGCGCGCGACACCATCAAGCGCATCGGCTACGACAACACCGACTACGGCATCGACTACAAGGGCTGCGCGGTGCTGGTGGCCTACGACAAGCAGTCGCCCGACATCGCCCAGGGCGTGGACCGCAGCAGCGAAGAAATCCTGAACCAGGGCGCCGGCGACCAGGGCCTGATGTTCGGCTACGCCTGCGACGAAACCCCCGACCTGATGCCCGCCCCCATCTGGTACGCGCACCGCCTGGTGCAGCGCCAGAGCGAACTGCGCAAGGACGGCCGCCTGCCGTGGCTGCGCCCCGACGCCAAGTCGCAGGTTACCTTCCGCTATGTCGACGGCAAGCCCGCCGAGGTCGACACCGTGGTGCTGTCCACCCAGCATGCGCCCGAGATCTCGCAAAGCGACATCCGCGACGCCGTCATCGAGCACATCATCAAGCCCAGCTTCCCCGACGGCCTGCTTACGCCCAAGACCAAGTTCATGATCAACCCCACGGGTGTGTTCGTCATCGGCGGTCCCCAGGGCGATTGCGGCCTGACCGGACGCAAGATCATCGTCGACACCTACGGCGGCGCCTGCCCGCACGGCGGCGGCGCGTTCTCGGGCAAGGATCCCTCCAAGGTCGATCGTTCGGCCGCCTATGCCGCGCGCTACGTGGCCAAGAACGTCGTGGCGGCCGGTCTGGCGCGCCAGTGCCAGGTGCAGGTCAGCTATGCCATCGGCGTGGCCGAACCCATCAACATCACGGTCTACACTGAAGGCACGGGCGTGATCCCCGACGAGCAGATCGCACGCCTGGTCCGCGAGCACTTCGACCTGCGCCCCAAGGGCATCATCAACATGCTCGACCTGCTGCGCCCCATCTACAGCAAGACCGCCGCCTACGGCCACTTCGGCCGCGCGGAACCCGAGTTCAGCTGGGAGGCCACCGACAAGGTGCAAGTCCTCAAGAAGGCCGCCTAG
- a CDS encoding DUF1289 domain-containing protein, translating into METIQARRDSAHSLDPSDSPCVAVCSTLYDEVCRGCGRTAMEVANWVFLDDEEKRRIWQRIKAQGYPRRNG; encoded by the coding sequence ATGGAAACCATCCAGGCGCGGCGCGATTCCGCGCACAGCCTGGACCCCAGCGATTCCCCCTGCGTCGCGGTGTGCTCCACCCTGTACGACGAGGTCTGCCGGGGCTGCGGGCGCACGGCCATGGAGGTGGCCAACTGGGTTTTCCTGGACGACGAGGAAAAGCGGCGGATCTGGCAGCGCATCAAGGCACAGGGATATCCGCGCCGCAATGGCTGA